In one Thermosipho ferrireducens genomic region, the following are encoded:
- the arcC gene encoding carbamate kinase has protein sequence MKKLAVVAIGGNAVNRPGEKPTAENMFKNLEQTAAFLVRMLDEFDIAITHGNGPQVGNLLVQQDIAKDKIPPFPIDVNDAQTQGSLGYMIAQSLKNELKKHGKDLQIAAVVTQIVVDKDDPAFKNPTKPVGPFYSEEEAKKLAEEKGWVIVEDAGRGWRRVVPSPKPLDIIEKDVIKLLLQNDIIVIGAGGGGIPVVKENDIIKGVEAVIDKDRASALLAKEIGADVLIILTGVEKVCLNFGKPDEKPLNIIKVSEAKKYLDEGHFPKGSMGPKIEAAIDFVESTGKECIITDMKALDRALRGETGTRIVKE, from the coding sequence ATGAAAAAACTTGCTGTTGTAGCTATAGGTGGGAATGCGGTAAATAGGCCTGGTGAAAAACCTACAGCTGAAAATATGTTTAAAAATCTTGAACAAACAGCTGCTTTCCTGGTGAGAATGCTTGATGAATTTGATATAGCAATAACTCATGGTAATGGGCCACAGGTTGGAAACTTACTTGTTCAACAGGATATAGCCAAAGATAAAATTCCACCTTTCCCAATAGATGTTAACGATGCACAAACTCAAGGAAGTCTGGGATATATGATTGCTCAAAGTTTAAAAAATGAATTGAAAAAACACGGTAAGGATTTGCAGATAGCGGCAGTTGTAACGCAAATAGTGGTAGACAAGGACGATCCAGCTTTTAAAAATCCTACCAAACCTGTAGGGCCATTTTATTCAGAAGAAGAAGCTAAAAAACTGGCAGAAGAGAAAGGCTGGGTAATTGTAGAAGATGCAGGAAGAGGTTGGAGAAGAGTTGTGCCTTCACCAAAACCACTTGATATAATAGAAAAAGATGTAATAAAGCTTCTCCTTCAAAATGATATTATTGTGATAGGTGCAGGTGGTGGAGGAATTCCAGTAGTCAAAGAAAATGATATAATAAAAGGTGTCGAAGCTGTTATTGATAAAGATAGAGCTAGTGCTTTGTTAGCCAAGGAAATAGGTGCTGATGTGTTAATAATACTTACTGGTGTAGAAAAAGTGTGTTTGAATTTTGGGAAACCAGATGAAAAACCATTGAATATAATAAAAGTAAGTGAAGCAAAAAAATACCTTGATGAAGGACATTTTCCAAAAGGAAGTATGGGTCCAAAAATAGAAGCTGCTATAGACTTTGTTGAAAGTACAGGAAAAGAATGTATAATAACAGATATGAAGGCGCTGGATAGAGCTTTGAGGGGCGAGACAGGTACTCGTATTGTAAAGGAGTGA
- a CDS encoding bifunctional enoyl-CoA hydratase/phosphate acetyltransferase gives MIKLLKSFNDIIEIAKNKVAIVALAGAEDTESLKAIKSVEDMGIKAILVGNEKEVSKKCEELGLDFPIVNVENEYEACEKAVKLVSEGKANILMKGLVKTSSLLKAVLNKEWGLRTGNLLSHVALLETPALQRIIFVTDGGMVIKPDLMQKVGIINNAVSLAHKLGYDMPKVALIAAVEVVNPDMPETLEAATIAKMNERGQIKGCKIDGPLGIDNALNVFAAEIKKVKGEVAGKADILVVPDIHSGNFLGKSAVYLAGGKIAGLVLGAKAPIVIVSRADTSESKRISIALAAAVSEQKD, from the coding sequence GTGATCAAGTTGCTCAAAAGTTTCAATGACATAATCGAGATTGCAAAAAACAAAGTAGCGATTGTGGCACTGGCAGGGGCAGAAGATACTGAATCCTTAAAAGCTATAAAGAGTGTGGAAGATATGGGAATAAAAGCTATTTTAGTTGGAAATGAAAAAGAAGTCTCAAAGAAATGCGAAGAACTCGGTTTAGATTTTCCAATAGTAAATGTTGAAAATGAATATGAAGCATGTGAGAAAGCTGTAAAACTTGTTTCAGAAGGAAAAGCAAATATTCTGATGAAAGGATTGGTTAAAACTTCCAGCCTTTTAAAAGCTGTTTTGAATAAAGAATGGGGATTAAGAACAGGAAATCTTTTATCACATGTAGCTCTCCTCGAAACTCCTGCTTTGCAAAGAATAATTTTTGTGACTGACGGTGGTATGGTTATAAAGCCAGATTTAATGCAAAAAGTTGGAATAATAAATAATGCAGTAAGTTTAGCTCACAAACTCGGCTATGATATGCCAAAGGTAGCTTTAATTGCTGCAGTAGAAGTTGTAAATCCAGATATGCCTGAAACATTGGAAGCAGCTACTATAGCAAAAATGAATGAAAGAGGACAAATAAAAGGTTGTAAGATTGATGGACCGCTTGGTATAGATAATGCTTTAAACGTATTTGCTGCGGAAATCAAAAAAGTTAAAGGCGAAGTAGCTGGTAAAGCCGACATTTTGGTGGTACCTGATATACATAGCGGAAACTTTTTAGGAAAATCTGCAGTTTATCTTGCAGGAGGGAAAATAGCTGGTTTGGTATTGGGAGCAAAGGCGCCTATTGTTATAGTGTCAAGAGCAGATACGAGTGAATCAAAGAGAATTTCAATAGCACTTGCCGCGGCGGTAAGCGAGCAAAAAGATTAA
- a CDS encoding helix-turn-helix domain-containing protein, whose translation MIKILIPQALIENLREFLYNHQNVVFDTYKSNIDEKLVEENWDIVFVFKHDVDIKGKIMVSSENELRLAVEMLEWKERYEKIKVKFDLFYFSPELQGPVIRNFLKQVLKAHKDGEKVILKYESGIFIEDYIRFFENHAPELNVKVSRKKGIEIPPARKRKDDIPYIFDKALSSIYAKHKNIPRHIPEDDEYVLISQYNWPGNTKQIVEVAHKYALTGELNLPVENKRFEEIDLPLYISKTVKQLEKKYIKLALRKSKSRKEAGKLLHMNYKTLSYKIKIYGLDEK comes from the coding sequence ATGATTAAAATCCTTATCCCTCAGGCTCTCATAGAGAACCTGAGGGAGTTTTTGTATAATCACCAGAATGTTGTTTTTGATACATATAAATCAAATATTGATGAAAAACTCGTTGAAGAAAATTGGGATATTGTGTTTGTTTTTAAGCATGATGTTGATATTAAGGGGAAAATTATGGTGTCGAGTGAAAACGAATTGAGGCTTGCTGTTGAAATGCTGGAATGGAAGGAAAGGTACGAAAAAATTAAGGTGAAGTTTGACTTATTCTATTTTTCTCCGGAACTTCAGGGACCGGTTATTCGAAATTTTTTAAAACAGGTTTTGAAAGCGCACAAGGATGGGGAAAAAGTAATATTAAAATATGAAAGTGGTATTTTCATAGAAGATTATATAAGGTTTTTTGAGAATCATGCTCCTGAGCTTAATGTGAAGGTATCTCGCAAAAAAGGTATAGAAATTCCTCCAGCGAGAAAAAGAAAAGATGATATACCGTATATTTTTGATAAAGCACTTTCTTCAATTTATGCAAAGCATAAAAATATCCCCCGTCATATTCCGGAAGATGATGAATATGTGCTAATATCTCAGTACAACTGGCCTGGAAACACAAAACAAATAGTTGAAGTAGCCCATAAATATGCTTTGACTGGTGAGCTTAACCTTCCTGTTGAAAATAAGCGATTTGAAGAAATAGACCTTCCTCTTTATATTAGCAAAACTGTGAAACAATTGGAGAAAAAATATATAAAATTAGCTCTTAGAAAATCAAAATCCAGGAAAGAAGCAGGAAAATTACTTCATATGAATTACAAAACACTTTCATACAAAATAAAAATATATGGGCTTGATGAAAAGTAA
- a CDS encoding M55 family metallopeptidase, whose amino-acid sequence MKIYISVDFEGLGGVVQFSDVERGNNYKQYYLMEHLRALLRGLGKNQILISDSHAMGDNILWEISREFSNVELISGGLRKNYMMSGINETFDRVIFLGYHAGVGTMYATMDHTYSSSAIHNIWINGQIMNEALINAAFAGLYDVPVTMVIGDDKLKSELSALKNIVYVETKTSLGRYAAKFKPMVTVMEEIERSAREMLQKPESEFSIFKFEPPIEMIVELSDTARADIVEILPLIERIDGRKVRIIHDDYEVIFNAILSIAYLCSVVKHIGR is encoded by the coding sequence ATGAAAATCTATATCTCAGTCGATTTTGAAGGCTTAGGAGGGGTTGTTCAGTTTTCAGATGTCGAAAGAGGTAATAATTATAAACAGTATTATCTTATGGAACATTTGAGAGCTCTTCTTAGGGGATTGGGGAAAAATCAAATATTGATATCCGATTCTCATGCTATGGGAGATAATATTTTATGGGAAATATCCAGGGAATTTTCTAATGTAGAACTTATAAGTGGTGGATTAAGAAAAAACTATATGATGAGCGGTATCAATGAAACGTTTGATAGAGTTATTTTCCTTGGTTATCATGCCGGTGTTGGAACAATGTATGCTACTATGGATCATACATACTCATCTTCTGCTATTCACAACATATGGATTAATGGACAAATCATGAATGAGGCACTTATAAACGCTGCTTTTGCAGGATTATACGATGTACCTGTGACTATGGTTATAGGTGATGATAAATTGAAAAGTGAGCTAAGCGCTCTAAAAAATATTGTTTATGTTGAGACAAAAACTTCCCTTGGAAGATACGCGGCAAAGTTTAAACCTATGGTAACTGTAATGGAGGAAATAGAAAGAAGTGCAAGAGAAATGCTCCAGAAGCCTGAGAGTGAGTTTTCTATTTTTAAGTTTGAACCACCAATAGAAATGATTGTAGAACTCTCAGACACTGCGAGAGCAGATATCGTAGAAATTTTACCGCTTATTGAGAGAATAGATGGAAGGAAAGTAAGGATTATTCATGATGATTATGAGGTTATTTTTAATGCAATACTTTCAATCGCCTATCTTTGTTCAGTGGTAAAACATATTGGGAGGTGA